The proteins below are encoded in one region of Betaproteobacteria bacterium:
- a CDS encoding MBL fold metallo-hydrolase, with the protein MSIKLPDSLLVLERGWLSANNILFFDGDVATLIDSGYVTHAEQTVDLVYHALDSRRLSRVINTHSHSDHIGGNAALKAAFDCEIIVPAGLHAAIADWDKDALLLSPLGQQSARFQHDRLVGADDQLEMGGLNWQALAVPGHDMEALAYYNPEKRILISGDALWENGFGVIFPELLGEADGLASTQETLEMLSRLPIDIVIPGHGAPFNTVDAAFDRAFRRLGNFRSNIEQLAWHAIKVIVSFAMMEKRQVAKADFPAFVLSLPFAVDVNTRFLNLSDEALVTGIERQLLLVNALQRQDGMIMAA; encoded by the coding sequence ATGAGCATCAAGCTCCCCGACAGCCTGCTCGTACTCGAACGTGGCTGGCTATCGGCCAACAACATCCTGTTTTTCGATGGCGATGTGGCGACGCTGATCGACAGCGGCTACGTCACCCATGCCGAGCAGACGGTTGATCTTGTCTATCACGCACTGGATAGCCGGCGACTGAGCCGGGTCATCAACACCCACTCGCATTCCGACCACATTGGCGGAAACGCCGCACTGAAGGCTGCTTTCGACTGCGAGATCATCGTTCCCGCCGGCCTCCATGCCGCCATTGCCGACTGGGACAAGGATGCCCTGCTCCTCTCGCCGCTTGGCCAGCAGAGCGCCCGTTTTCAGCACGACCGCCTGGTCGGCGCCGACGATCAGCTCGAAATGGGTGGCCTCAATTGGCAGGCGCTGGCGGTTCCCGGTCACGACATGGAAGCGCTGGCCTACTACAACCCGGAAAAGCGCATTCTGATCTCCGGCGATGCACTTTGGGAAAACGGCTTCGGGGTCATCTTTCCCGAACTGCTGGGTGAAGCCGACGGACTGGCCAGCACGCAGGAAACGCTGGAAATGCTGTCCCGTCTGCCGATCGATATCGTCATCCCCGGCCACGGCGCGCCCTTCAACACGGTCGATGCTGCCTTCGATCGGGCCTTTCGGCGCCTTGGCAATTTCCGCAGCAATATCGAACAACTGGCCTGGCATGCCATCAAGGTTATCGTATCGTTCGCCATGATGGAGAAGCGCCAGGTAGCGAAAGCTGATTTTCCGGCCTTCGTGCTCAGCCTTCCCTTCGCAGTCGACGTCAATACGCGCTTCCTGAATCTTTCTGACGAAGCGCTCGTCACCGGCATCGAACGCCAGCTGCTGCTGGTCAACGCCCTGCAGCGCCAAGACGGAATGATTATGGCCGCTTGA
- a CDS encoding amidohydrolase: MPPAIPLLKLPFLAELTALRRDIHAHPELAFAENRTADIVARELERYGLEVHRGLAKTGVVGVLRAGKSQKMIGLRADMDALPLAEMNEFPHHSRHQGKMHACGHDGHTAMLLGAARYLAEKPDFNGIAVFIFQPAEEAEGGAAVMIEDGLFEQFPVEAVFGLHNWPGISVGEMAAMPGPVMAGTCGFEIFVRGHGCHAAMPHQGVDSIVAGAQLVQALQTVVSRTLHPCESAVVSVTQFHAGEAWNIIPEEVVLRGTIRSFKPEVQENIERAVERLCSGIAAANGAQISIRFERRYPPTVNSVAEAKFCQDVAAEVFGSERVLTDILPSMGAEDFAYMLKEKPGCYVWLGNGPGTGGCTLHNPHYDFNDELLTLGASYWVRLVQRYLPA, encoded by the coding sequence ATGCCCCCGGCAATTCCTTTGCTCAAACTGCCTTTTTTGGCGGAACTGACCGCGCTGCGTCGCGATATCCATGCCCATCCCGAACTGGCTTTTGCCGAGAATCGTACCGCCGATATAGTGGCCCGCGAACTGGAGCGCTACGGCCTTGAGGTTCATCGCGGCCTGGCCAAAACCGGTGTTGTCGGCGTTTTACGAGCCGGTAAGTCGCAGAAAATGATCGGCCTGCGCGCCGACATGGATGCCTTGCCGCTGGCTGAAATGAACGAGTTTCCGCACCATTCCCGGCATCAGGGCAAGATGCACGCCTGTGGTCACGACGGCCATACTGCCATGTTGCTCGGTGCAGCGCGTTATCTTGCAGAGAAGCCGGATTTTAATGGCATCGCCGTGTTCATCTTTCAGCCGGCTGAAGAGGCTGAAGGTGGCGCCGCGGTCATGATCGAGGATGGACTCTTTGAGCAGTTCCCGGTTGAGGCCGTGTTTGGCTTGCATAACTGGCCGGGCATTTCGGTCGGCGAAATGGCGGCGATGCCGGGACCCGTTATGGCCGGTACCTGCGGCTTCGAGATTTTCGTGCGCGGCCATGGTTGCCACGCGGCGATGCCGCATCAGGGCGTCGATTCCATCGTTGCCGGGGCACAACTGGTGCAGGCGCTGCAAACGGTGGTCAGCCGCACGCTGCACCCCTGCGAATCGGCCGTGGTCAGCGTGACCCAGTTTCATGCTGGCGAGGCCTGGAACATCATTCCGGAAGAAGTGGTCTTGCGTGGCACCATCCGCAGTTTCAAGCCCGAGGTCCAGGAAAATATCGAGCGTGCCGTCGAGCGCTTGTGCAGCGGCATCGCCGCCGCCAACGGTGCGCAGATCAGCATCCGCTTCGAGCGTCGCTATCCGCCCACGGTCAACAGCGTTGCCGAGGCCAAATTCTGTCAGGATGTTGCTGCTGAGGTGTTTGGAAGTGAGCGAGTGCTTACTGATATTTTGCCGTCAATGGGTGCCGAAGACTTTGCCTACATGCTGAAGGAAAAGCCCGGCTGCTACGTCTGGCTGGGCAACGGTCCGGGCACCGGCGGTTGCACGCTGCACAATCCGCACTACGATTTCAACGATGAACTGCTGACCCTGGGCGCCAGTTACTGGGTGCGCTTGGTGCAGCGTTACCTGCCGGCGTAG
- a CDS encoding DUF1289 domain-containing protein: MTPSPCRSLCQMDPVTKLCRGCLRTIEEITLWSQLSDTERTTVLHNIDERRLDYDPLGAEPIINTPQNG, translated from the coding sequence ATGACTCCCTCTCCCTGCCGCTCTCTTTGCCAGATGGACCCGGTCACCAAGCTTTGCCGGGGCTGCTTGCGCACCATCGAAGAAATCACCTTGTGGTCGCAACTCAGCGATACCGAGCGCACCACCGTCCTGCACAATATCGACGAACGGCGGCTCGACTACGATCCTCTGGGCGCCGAACCAATCATCAATACACCACAAAATGGATAA